One Mycolicibacterium sp. TUM20985 genomic window, TGGCTGATGACGAACGTCGACGGGGGCGGACAGGCGAACGCGATCGGCGGCAAGCTCGGCGCGATCGACGTGCCCCCAAACGGCTTCGGCGTAGGGCAGCTCATCGTCGTGCTCAGTTCGACGTTGATCGTGGCCGCGGCGATGGCGGCACGCAGCCTCTACGCAAAGTCTTCTTCGACTGCAGCCCTAGGCATCTCAGTGCTACTAGCCGTCTTGGTGCTGTGGTACTACCGACTGTACGTCGCACCCCCGGTGGCCGCGGGCTACGGCCTCTACGTCGGCGGCGGCGCGGTGCTGGCCTGCGCCGTGCTGTCGGTAGTCGCCATGGTCGCGGCGTGGTCGGGGATGGGGCGTCGTCGATGAGCGGCTTCCTCGAACCCGTTGCGTTGGCGGGGGAGCGCTGGGTGTCGATCGAACCGTTGACGCGGGCCCACGTGCCGGAGATCGCGGCGGCGGCCAGCGACGTTCGGCCGCTGTGGTTCACCAGCGCCCCGACGCCCGACACCGCCGAGGAGTGGGCCGACGGGCGGCTGGCCGCGCAACACCCCGACACGGGTCTGACGTTCGTCGTCCGCGCCCTCGACGGTGGCGACGTGCTCGGATCCTCCAGCTACTGTCACGTCGACCCGCCCAACCGGCGGCTCGAGATCGGCTACACGTGGTATCGCCAATCGGTGCGACGGACGGGCGTGAACACCGAGTGCAAGCTGCTGATGCTGACCCATACGTTCGACGTATTGGATTGTGTAGCAGTGGAATTCCGCACCCACTTCTTCAACACCACCAGCCGCGCCGCGATCGAACGGCTGGGCGCCAAGCAGGACGGGATACTGCGCAGCCACCAACTGCTGGCCGACGGATCCCGCCGCGACACCGTCGTCTACTCGATCCTGGACGTGGAGTGGCCCGCGGTGCGCAACAATTTGCGATTCAGGCTTGACCGCTAGGCCCCTCGACGCTGGAGGTCCGCGCCCCGCAGCGGCCCGGCACACTGGTCGCAGGTAAGCACGGCGTCGAAGGCATTGCCGCAGGACGTATGGCGGAGCAGCACGGCGGGACCCTCGGGTGCGGCGAACCAGCGTTGGGCCCACTGCAGCGAGGTGATCAGCACGGGAAAGACGGCTCGGCCCTTTTCGGTGAGCAGATAGCGTCCGCCGCGGGGTTCGAGCACTCCGCCCGCCGTGAAGATCTGCAGCCGGTGGGTCAGCGAACTGGGCGGAGCGCCGAGTTGGCCGGCGAAGTCACCGAACCGCGTCGTGCCGACGAACGCCGCCACCAACAGTGCGAAGGCCCATCGGTTGCCGAGGATGCCCATGGTCTCCGGGAACAGCCCGGCCCGCCCCGGCGCCGCCCCGGACGCCGACCGGCGCCGCGTCGACTCCACGGGCATGGACCGCGGCCACGACCCGCTGGGTCCCCACGCGACGGTCAGCTCCTTCTCCGTGACGACCTGCGCGCAACTCCGGCAGGTGACCAGCGGCGCGAACGGGGCGTCGCAGCCGAGGTGATGCATGGTGGGCAGGCGCTCGGAGTGGTCGGGCACCCAGCGGCGTTCCCACTCCCAGATCGACGTCAGGACGGGCCACAGCGAGCGCCCCTGCGGGGTCGGGAGGTACTCGTACCGGGCTGGTTTCGCGTGATAGAGGGTGCGCTCCAGCAGGCCGTCGTCGGTCATCGCCGACAGCCGTCGGGTGAGCACCGCGTGAGAGATCGGCAGGCGTGCGGCGAAGTCGCCGTATCGGGTGACGCCCAGGAGCGACTGCTGGGCGATCAGGAGTGTCCACTCGTCACCGAGAACGCCGAGCATCCGGCCGACGGCGTTGACTCCGCGCGGCTCGTTCACCTACAGGCCGACTGCCTCTGCAGCGGTGTCGGTCTGCTGCCAGCGGCGTAGCTCCGACCCTGGTGCCCACGTGGAATGCGTTCCACTGGAGACTCTTTCGGGGAGCGCCAGCTTGCATACCGGACCGTCGCCCACCCTGGCGGCGTCGAAGACCAGACAGTAGGAGGCGTCGGCGTTCATGTCGGTGGTGATGGTGACCAGATACCCGTCGTCCTCGCCCGCAGAGCCCAGCCGGGGCGCCATGGCGGTCTCGCTTCCGTAGACGCCGTCGGGGAACGCGAAGTGCTCCTCGGCGCCGGTCTGCAGGTCGTGCTTGACCATGCCGTCGAAGAGGAACCACCCCGGCTTGCCCGTCGCGGCATACGTGTAGCGGTAGTTCGCACCCGCGTAGCCCGGGTTGATCATGCCGAATTCCGTGA contains:
- a CDS encoding GNAT family N-acetyltransferase, which codes for MSGFLEPVALAGERWVSIEPLTRAHVPEIAAAASDVRPLWFTSAPTPDTAEEWADGRLAAQHPDTGLTFVVRALDGGDVLGSSSYCHVDPPNRRLEIGYTWYRQSVRRTGVNTECKLLMLTHTFDVLDCVAVEFRTHFFNTTSRAAIERLGAKQDGILRSHQLLADGSRRDTVVYSILDVEWPAVRNNLRFRLDR
- a CDS encoding winged helix-turn-helix transcriptional regulator, with product MLGVLGDEWTLLIAQQSLLGVTRYGDFAARLPISHAVLTRRLSAMTDDGLLERTLYHAKPARYEYLPTPQGRSLWPVLTSIWEWERRWVPDHSERLPTMHHLGCDAPFAPLVTCRSCAQVVTEKELTVAWGPSGSWPRSMPVESTRRRSASGAAPGRAGLFPETMGILGNRWAFALLVAAFVGTTRFGDFAGQLGAPPSSLTHRLQIFTAGGVLEPRGGRYLLTEKGRAVFPVLITSLQWAQRWFAAPEGPAVLLRHTSCGNAFDAVLTCDQCAGPLRGADLQRRGA